The following proteins are encoded in a genomic region of Bernardetia sp. MNP-M8:
- a CDS encoding efflux RND transporter permease subunit yields the protein MNKNQNPFLHFLFSRPVGVLMAMLGILVLSLVGFSNLPVSLLPSLDVPELIIQLDYRGHSPEEIEQTILRPVRENMLTLNGLKRTESEARSQIGQVRLYFEFGTDMTLAYIDANEKLDRLLGSLPKELPRPRIIKISTADIPILHLQVVPKNQENQNNLLATSELVEKVIKKQLEAIEGISLVDANGLKEKQISISPNLKKLHALGLSEIDLITSIKSANQTLSSVSVKEGQYRYFVKVATILEDKSDIENLPIRLNINSNQTSNFSNQTNSFYSSINNQPRGTIILLKEVAKIEVEEPTPQGFHLFNQKEAFVLTLHKQSQAQIQELTPKIDQTLEDLKQNFPELEFITTQNQTVLLNLAIDNLKGSLFIGGICVFFVLFIFMGNWRVPLIIGVSLPVSLIYGFGLFYVFDVSINVISLSGMALGLGMLIDNSIIVLENIEQFRNRGFEMKEAVVLGVQEVIAPLVSSVLTTLSVFVPLIFLNGLSGALFYDQAVSAGAVLFTSLIVAFLMLPHFYLILNKSKIEPSTRFPTVVEDFEKTSTTALASLTVEKNKETKIYNFLLSFYQKTFLFLEKNKQLFLSFSVFLIILPIFLFYQLEIEGAPKINKTDCSLLIDWNEPIDATENKIRCKQLLENFSNQITFSESDIGQKKYFLKNDNSTQIQANLYLFFESQKQKEISQNQISKWISKTYPATTFEFLAAPDAFSQLFVSEEPSIELRLRTTTQNQILEYAIFDSIFNQINLETNNTAQKGKGTSRETLVLLEINTEKAALYGFSQQDILEKLKYELGELAVTDLVSFGQIIPIRFKKTNKTVEEIINESSLKVNTMASNFSQNSSLNSFQNNTQIPLRLFIDFKKSNSYNTLTADELGIYQSIFWGKIEHITLNDKQNKQQEIRNEMLVSFPNLQTSWKGTYFSNKESLIQFIFILSISIGLLYFILVAQFESFWQPLLVLLTLPLGISGSLLLLIFSQTSLNTMAAIGIIVMLGIMVNDAILKIDTINRLKKEMSLYDAVHEAGKLRLKPILMTSITTILAVLPILFSEGLGADLQKPLVWVVVGGLSVGTITALFFIPMAYFEIAKYRN from the coding sequence ATGAACAAAAACCAAAACCCTTTCTTACATTTTTTATTTAGCCGTCCTGTAGGTGTCTTGATGGCTATGTTGGGTATTTTGGTGTTGTCTTTAGTTGGTTTTTCGAATCTTCCAGTTTCGCTTTTGCCTAGTTTGGATGTTCCCGAATTAATTATTCAACTTGATTATCGTGGACATTCGCCCGAAGAAATCGAACAAACAATTTTGCGTCCTGTTCGGGAAAATATGCTTACATTGAATGGCTTAAAAAGAACAGAAAGTGAAGCCAGAAGCCAAATAGGTCAAGTTCGTTTGTATTTTGAATTTGGTACAGATATGACACTCGCTTATATTGATGCCAATGAAAAATTAGATAGGCTTTTGGGTTCGCTGCCAAAGGAATTGCCACGCCCAAGGATTATAAAAATCAGTACTGCCGATATTCCTATTTTGCATTTGCAGGTTGTACCCAAGAACCAAGAAAATCAAAATAATTTATTAGCTACTTCCGAATTAGTAGAAAAAGTAATCAAAAAACAATTAGAAGCCATAGAAGGCATTTCGCTAGTTGATGCAAATGGACTCAAAGAAAAACAAATTAGTATTTCTCCTAATCTAAAAAAATTACACGCTTTAGGACTTTCTGAAATTGATTTAATTACGAGTATCAAGTCGGCAAACCAAACACTTTCTTCTGTTTCGGTGAAAGAAGGACAGTATCGTTATTTTGTAAAAGTAGCCACTATTTTGGAAGATAAAAGCGATATTGAAAATTTGCCAATTCGATTGAATATAAACTCAAACCAAACCTCTAATTTCTCCAATCAGACTAATTCATTTTATTCTTCTATCAATAATCAGCCAAGAGGAACAATTATTTTATTAAAAGAAGTTGCCAAAATTGAAGTAGAAGAACCTACGCCACAAGGATTTCATTTATTCAATCAAAAAGAGGCTTTTGTCCTAACATTACACAAACAATCTCAAGCACAAATACAAGAACTCACTCCCAAAATAGACCAAACACTAGAAGATTTGAAACAAAATTTTCCAGAATTAGAATTTATCACTACTCAAAATCAAACAGTTTTATTAAATCTAGCTATCGATAATTTGAAAGGTAGTTTATTCATTGGTGGAATTTGTGTTTTTTTTGTTCTTTTTATTTTTATGGGAAACTGGCGTGTTCCTTTGATTATCGGCGTGAGTTTGCCTGTTTCGCTTATTTATGGATTTGGTTTGTTTTATGTTTTTGATGTTTCGATAAATGTAATTTCGCTTAGTGGAATGGCTTTGGGTTTGGGAATGCTTATCGATAATAGTATTATTGTTTTGGAAAATATTGAACAGTTTAGAAACAGAGGTTTTGAGATGAAAGAAGCTGTTGTTTTGGGAGTTCAGGAAGTGATTGCTCCTCTTGTAAGTTCTGTTTTGACTACGCTCTCCGTTTTTGTTCCTTTGATTTTTTTGAATGGTCTTTCAGGTGCGCTTTTTTATGACCAAGCCGTTTCAGCAGGGGCAGTTTTGTTTACTTCTTTGATTGTAGCTTTTTTGATGCTTCCTCATTTTTATTTAATTCTAAACAAAAGTAAAATTGAACCGTCAACGAGGTTTCCAACCGTCGTTGAGGATTTTGAGAAGACCTCAACGACGGCTTTAGCCTCGTTAACGGTTGAAAAAAATAAAGAAACCAAAATTTATAATTTCTTACTTTCATTCTATCAAAAAACATTTCTATTTTTAGAAAAAAACAAGCAACTATTTCTCTCTTTTTCTGTCTTTCTGATTATTTTGCCTATCTTTTTATTTTATCAATTAGAAATTGAAGGTGCACCGAAAATCAATAAAACAGATTGTTCACTTTTGATAGATTGGAATGAACCTATTGATGCAACTGAAAATAAAATCCGTTGTAAACAATTATTAGAAAATTTTTCAAATCAAATTACCTTTTCAGAATCAGATATTGGGCAAAAAAAGTATTTTCTTAAAAACGATAATTCTACACAAATACAAGCTAATTTATATTTATTCTTTGAAAGTCAAAAGCAAAAAGAAATTTCTCAAAATCAAATTTCAAAATGGATTTCTAAAACTTATCCAGCAACAACTTTTGAATTTCTGGCTGCTCCAGATGCGTTTTCACAACTTTTTGTTTCAGAAGAACCAAGTATAGAGTTGCGATTACGAACTACTACACAAAATCAAATTTTAGAATATGCTATTTTTGATTCAATTTTTAATCAAATAAATCTTGAAACCAATAATACAGCACAAAAAGGAAAAGGAACAAGTAGAGAAACCCTTGTTTTACTTGAAATAAATACAGAAAAGGCAGCTTTGTATGGATTTTCACAACAGGATATTTTAGAAAAACTAAAATACGAACTAGGCGAACTTGCAGTTACAGACCTTGTTTCTTTTGGACAAATTATTCCTATTCGTTTCAAAAAAACAAACAAAACGGTAGAAGAAATAATCAATGAAAGTAGTTTGAAGGTAAATACTATGGCATCAAATTTTAGTCAAAATAGTAGTTTGAATTCTTTTCAAAATAATACTCAAATCCCATTGCGTTTGTTCATTGATTTCAAAAAATCTAATTCTTACAATACTCTTACAGCCGATGAATTAGGAATTTATCAAAGCATTTTTTGGGGAAAAATAGAACATATAACATTAAACGACAAACAAAATAAGCAACAAGAAATTAGAAATGAAATGCTGGTTTCTTTTCCAAACCTTCAAACAAGCTGGAAAGGAACATATTTTAGTAATAAAGAAAGTCTAATTCAATTTATCTTTATTTTGAGTATTTCGATAGGACTTTTGTATTTTATTTTGGTAGCTCAATTCGAATCATTTTGGCAGCCTTTATTAGTCTTGCTTACCCTTCCTTTGGGAATTAGTGGTTCACTTTTGTTACTTATTTTTTCTCAAACGTCGCTTAATACCATGGCTGCTATCGGAATTATTGTGATGTTGGGAATAATGGTAAATGATGCAATTCTGAAAATTGATACGATAAATAGACTTAAAAAAGAAATGTCTTTATACGATGCTGTTCATGAAGCAGGAAAATTGCGTCTGAAGCCTATTTTAATGACTTCAATTACTACTATTTTGGCAGTTTTGCCTATTTTATTTTCAGAAGGATTAGGTGCAGACCTCCAAAAACCATTAGTTTGGGTAGTTGTGGGAGGTCTTTCAGTTGGAACAATTACGGCACTTTTTTTTATTCCAATGGCGTATTTTGAAATTGCTAAGTATCGAAACTAA
- a CDS encoding efflux RND transporter periplasmic adaptor subunit, which produces MYWTILINKKNLYVSIWFIVSLICASCSSKAISDSEKDLENGIQNSTKKNSSYKIKPTKVEIQKIKKQNLDYIIYTNGKVVAQQQAEIGFLANGKIEKVYIQNGDYVRQGQIIASLENIEAVLRLRRAKEEKAIKNDEYRKLFIDFGGEWGDKNSISDTLKQILRTRSGLALSEIQEAEATQSLENSLLKAPFSGKVANLFVSKGTFISASSPICVLYSSGNLEVEAFVPESEVLILSAQKDTKNKPNKATISPITSRANSISYESYLIDINPQVENEGLVKLRFALPSTKEVSQNLLLNMNVTVALHIPQQKKLVVPKEAIVLRSEKEVVFSYKDGRAFWNFVKTGKENGKQIEILEGLKEGQQIIISNNLQLSHDAEVELISTVNEVSNRR; this is translated from the coding sequence ATGTATTGGACTATTCTAATAAATAAAAAAAATTTATATGTAAGTATTTGGTTTATAGTATCTTTAATTTGTGCTTCTTGTAGTTCTAAGGCTATTTCTGATTCAGAAAAAGATCTAGAAAACGGCATACAAAACAGCACAAAGAAAAATTCTAGCTATAAAATCAAACCTACTAAAGTAGAGATTCAAAAAATAAAAAAGCAAAATTTAGATTATATTATCTATACCAATGGAAAAGTAGTAGCTCAGCAGCAGGCAGAAATAGGTTTTTTGGCAAATGGAAAAATAGAAAAAGTGTATATCCAAAATGGCGATTATGTGCGTCAAGGGCAAATCATAGCAAGTCTAGAAAACATAGAAGCTGTTTTGAGATTGCGACGAGCCAAAGAAGAAAAAGCCATTAAAAATGATGAATATCGTAAATTATTTATTGATTTTGGTGGAGAATGGGGAGATAAAAATTCTATTTCTGATACATTAAAGCAAATATTAAGAACTCGTAGTGGGCTTGCTCTTTCCGAAATACAAGAAGCAGAAGCAACACAAAGCTTAGAAAACTCTCTTTTAAAAGCTCCTTTTTCGGGAAAAGTAGCTAATCTTTTTGTAAGTAAAGGTACTTTTATTTCGGCTAGTTCGCCTATTTGTGTCTTGTATAGTTCTGGAAATTTGGAGGTGGAAGCCTTTGTACCTGAAAGTGAAGTTTTGATTTTGTCAGCACAAAAAGACACTAAAAATAAACCGAATAAAGCTACTATTTCGCCTATTACTTCGCGTGCAAATTCTATCAGTTATGAAAGTTATTTAATAGACATCAATCCACAAGTAGAAAATGAAGGATTAGTCAAACTTCGTTTTGCATTGCCTTCTACCAAAGAAGTTTCTCAAAATCTACTCCTTAATATGAATGTAACGGTAGCTTTGCATATTCCACAACAGAAAAAACTTGTCGTGCCGAAAGAAGCCATTGTTTTACGTTCTGAAAAGGAGGTTGTTTTTAGTTATAAAGATGGACGTGCTTTTTGGAATTTTGTAAAGACAGGAAAAGAAAACGGAAAGCAAATCGAAATTTTGGAAGGATTGAAAGAAGGACAACAAATCATTATTTCTAATAACCTTCAACTTTCGCATGATGCAGAAGTGGAATTAATATCAACCGTCAACGAGGTTTCTAACCGTCGTTGA
- a CDS encoding DUF4221 family protein: protein MKKCNFVLLVLFIFIVSCSQNTENSVKSNVSKVNNFDEKSLDDILTLPITFSDKEYTLEKVKEINIPIDSVSQNWSKYPVYYDADTTQYYIQGNEAIHSIDFYDLDRKTLYKRIKLEKTGTEAIHSVTKFFIKNIDSIYIFETGHGKINLVDNEGHILAHYSLPQKYMFNVSTSMTSNFSIYGDKAYFTSDMFSGLHISEVTEKLIKGKKMVAVFDLNTEQLDFTEPQIPIYLASEKLPISLFGCSSHFSNEIFLQQTNFTGIIYHSKNKKDYQQTLLHRKGFLNEEAKKSRRGDNGIVYDNHFLILADKKSNLFYSVILEGIEEKDLDGKPNSYNDRPITIVIADENFHHAGEITLPKDTHFRNVMATRDGLLVSNANPKNPNNDEGALSFTLYKPKKIK, encoded by the coding sequence ATGAAAAAGTGTAACTTTGTATTATTAGTTTTATTTATTTTTATCGTTTCATGCTCTCAAAATACAGAAAATTCTGTAAAGAGTAATGTATCAAAAGTCAATAACTTCGATGAAAAATCATTGGATGATATACTAACACTTCCGATAACTTTTTCAGACAAAGAATATACATTAGAAAAAGTAAAAGAGATTAACATTCCCATTGATTCAGTTAGTCAAAATTGGAGCAAGTATCCTGTTTATTATGATGCAGATACAACTCAGTATTATATACAAGGAAATGAAGCTATTCACTCCATTGATTTTTATGATTTAGATAGAAAAACTCTATACAAAAGAATAAAATTAGAAAAAACAGGTACAGAAGCAATACACTCTGTAACTAAGTTTTTTATCAAAAATATTGATTCTATTTATATTTTTGAGACAGGACATGGAAAAATCAACTTAGTAGATAATGAAGGTCACATATTAGCTCATTATTCTTTGCCACAAAAATATATGTTCAATGTATCTACCTCAATGACTTCCAATTTTTCTATATATGGAGATAAAGCATATTTTACATCTGATATGTTTTCAGGACTTCATATTTCAGAGGTAACAGAAAAGTTAATAAAGGGCAAAAAAATGGTTGCTGTATTTGACCTAAATACAGAACAACTTGACTTTACAGAACCACAAATCCCCATATATTTAGCTTCAGAAAAACTTCCTATTTCTCTTTTTGGTTGTAGTTCGCATTTCTCTAATGAAATATTTTTACAACAGACTAATTTTACTGGAATTATTTACCATAGCAAAAATAAGAAAGACTATCAACAAACTCTACTTCATAGGAAAGGATTTTTAAATGAAGAAGCAAAGAAATCAAGAAGAGGAGATAATGGAATTGTATATGATAACCATTTCTTGATTCTTGCTGATAAAAAAAGCAACCTATTCTACTCTGTGATTTTAGAAGGCATAGAAGAAAAAGATTTAGATGGCAAACCAAATAGCTATAATGACAGACCTATTACAATAGTCATAGCAGATGAAAACTTCCATCATGCAGGAGAAATAACACTTCCAAAAGATACGCATTTTAGAAATGTAATGGCAACTAGAGATGGTTTATTGGTTTCTAATGCCAATCCAAAGAACCCAAATAATGATGAGGGAGCTTTGTCTTTTACTTTGTATAAACCTAAAAAAATAAAGTAA
- a CDS encoding peptidylprolyl isomerase, which translates to MSNSAKKGDLVQVHYVGKFEDGNVFDSSRERKEPIEFQVGAGQMIKGFDAAVEGMTLSESKTITLAPTEAYGESNPENIVSFPKDKLPPEMNPKAGDQLALQGQNGEQIPVVVIEANEEGVVLDANHPMAGKTLVFELELVGINPSTVEGGTLAD; encoded by the coding sequence ATGTCAAACAGCGCAAAAAAAGGCGATTTAGTACAGGTACATTATGTAGGTAAATTCGAAGACGGAAATGTTTTTGATTCTTCAAGAGAGAGAAAAGAGCCAATCGAATTTCAAGTAGGAGCAGGACAAATGATAAAAGGTTTTGATGCTGCAGTAGAAGGAATGACACTTAGCGAATCAAAAACAATTACTTTAGCACCAACTGAAGCGTATGGAGAGTCAAATCCAGAAAATATTGTTTCTTTTCCTAAAGATAAATTGCCACCAGAAATGAATCCAAAAGCAGGTGATCAGCTTGCTCTTCAAGGACAAAATGGTGAGCAAATTCCTGTTGTAGTTATTGAAGCAAATGAAGAAGGTGTTGTTTTGGATGCAAATCACCCAATGGCTGGAAAAACTTTAGTTTTTGAATTAGAACTTGTTGGAATCAATCCATCAACAGTAGAAGGTGGAACGCTTGCTGACTAA
- a CDS encoding tRNA-binding protein yields the protein MLSYSDFEKVEMRIGTILEAKVFEKARKPAYQLQIDFGDFGIKKSSAQITEKYPNPEVLVGKQIIAVTNFPPKQIANFMSECLVLGVIGDENGVTLLTTDKPVENGLLIS from the coding sequence ATGCTCTCTTATTCAGACTTCGAAAAAGTAGAAATGCGTATCGGAACAATTTTGGAAGCTAAAGTTTTCGAAAAAGCACGCAAACCAGCCTATCAATTACAAATTGATTTTGGAGATTTTGGAATCAAAAAATCAAGCGCACAAATCACAGAAAAATATCCAAATCCAGAAGTTTTGGTAGGAAAACAAATCATTGCAGTTACTAATTTCCCACCCAAACAAATAGCTAATTTTATGTCCGAATGTTTGGTTTTGGGAGTCATTGGAGATGAAAATGGTGTAACTCTTCTTACAACTGATAAACCTGTTGAGAATGGTCTTTTGATTAGTTAA